TCATAACAATGTAGAAATTATAAGGGCAATTGTTTTTGACACTACAAGCACAAAATCAACAGGAAAAGTATGATAACTTACAGGTGGTTCGTAAGGATACTCCATGGGAAGGAAAATATCAAAGAAGAAAAGCCCATCATGATATGGAGTTCCAGGTGCACCAACAATGGCTGCTCGCAATAGATCCATCCTTCCATCAAACACACGGACATAGATTGTTTCTGTGAGGTCACAAAGGTGTTATGAGCGATAGTACATTGAATagggttttgaaatttgaatagtAACCCTTCTGATTTCCAgcataaaaaggaaaaggataATTAGTGCTAACCAGGAAGATCTTTCTCTAGAATGCTCCATTCTCGCTGAACCTTCTTCAACCAAACTCTTTTCACCTATAACGGAATACAAAGGGGGAAAATTATCATTCTGACTGATTGGATAATTTATATTCTACATTTAGAAGGATAAGTCAAGTTTCTTGCCTGAGACAATGCCAACCGTTTGTCAGCGCCAAGAAAGTGATGGTCTGAGCAATCACCAACCATATCAAACTGCCTCAGCATCCACTGGTGGTCAGAGTTCTCACTGGTGGTTGAAAATGGAACAGCTTCAGCATCCAGAGACTCTTCCACTTCATGATCTGAACTTGTCTTTCTAAATGTCTGCAACAGTTCGCAAGTTTCCAGCACTTCTTTGTCATGGAGAATTTTAGATTCACTTCCACCTTCAGAAATAAGCCCAGATACGACTGGGCGTGAATCTGAAGTTGAACCAAAAGATCCAAATAGGTCTGTTGCAATGCTAATGAAAAATCCAATGGCAGCTTGAGGAAGGGGAAAGGAACCAAACTCCCATGAATGCTTTTTGTAATTTTCACCAGCACAATCAGAATCCAACAAATCCTGAACATTAAAGCTGCTATTAAGTTTGCTCCAAGACAAATGCAGATGATACAAGGTTTCTTTTCTAACTtccagaaacaaaaaaaaacaaaaatataccgGAAATACTAAACAATCCGCTCACCAAAAAAACTTAGAAGTACAGAAAGACAACTATTTTTTCCAACGAAATGTTGCTCATTCTCAAGATACTCAGTACCAAGTCTAAACTGCCACCAAATCTTCTAGTTCTACATCACAAATTATCTTAATCACTCATTTCctaaatattttagccaccaaTTAATCCAGGGCCTTAAAACCATCActgtaaatatttaaatatttaacactACTTATAAGTGAATcacagagagggagggagggagggagggattggggggggggggggggggggtgggggggtgaTTTTACCTTTCCTTTATGGTTATGGCTATTAGACCATTTGTTATGTTCAACTATCTCCTGATTTGATTCCTCAACATTTTCTTCATAGAGCACATTAGTTGCAGTTGATCCCTCATACTTATCATTCCGAAATATCTCATAAGGTGCAACCTGCAATGATGATCGTCAAATAATTAGAAGTTGCTGAACCCCTACAGGATACTGCCCAGTTATGCATGAACCAAGAAGAATAGATAGCAACTCACAAAAATACAAGTTTTATAAGTGGCTGAAGTTGGCTGCATATCATAACACTCTTGCTTAGTATGGGTGGCTCACTACCACATCTATAACCTAATCACTGCATCTTACTAAAAGCTGGAATGACGCTCAAAATCTAGTGAACGACAGCCCTGAGAAACAAGAATAGAGACACACCTCCTAAATAAGTATATGTGCAGCTAAAATTGGTCTTATTAACATTACAGAATTACCTAGTTGGTTACTGTAACTATTACATCTATTACAGGATGATGCTTCATTAAAAGTTAAACCTTATGCTGCAGTAACAAACTTTTTCCTCTCTCCCCTTGTGTAATTCATACAAAATACTAAAGTTGGAGAAAGATCATATGACACCTCTACATTGTCAAGTTAAACAAGTCAAGAAGACATAATACACCAAGGCCTCTGGCATATCATTGGAAAAACACTGCCCATCCATATTTCATAGGAATGAAGAAGATACATCAAGCTCAGTGGCATTGTTTTCTAGTTCAGTGGCTGTTCTGCATAAATTACCACCAAATTCACCAAAAGTGTTATATCAATCTACAAGCACAACAGGCTTGAGACGTGAATCTCATGTGTCCCTACACAAGGGAACCCTAAAGCAAACCCAACTGGATTAACAATGGTCACAACTCATCTGTAAGTAAGGTCGAGAAAATTCTCAACCTTAAGAAAGCACACAAGTACATAACCTGTCCAAAAACTGTAGTATCTTATTTAATTAGAAAAGTGTCACCAACAAGTTACTATGTATATGCATAGATAAAGAATTAGGATGACTACATCATACCTTGGTTACGAGACCAGTAGCCCACCTCACCTCAACAGCACCGTCTTTGAAGCCCGTCACATTGCCAATATAAGATAGGTAAGACTCATTGGGGTACTGATTCTGATCCTTGCTGCTGTTCTTGCCTCCTAAAACAGACTCCACGCCCATGTCAGTTTCCGAGGTGGCATGATCACTATCCGCTGAATCCCCAAACTGGTTCTTAACTAACCTAAACACAATATCaccaaaataatatgaaaactcCGGGTGCTCAGCCAATTCATAAGCACTCAAAATTTCCTCCATCCTGTCTCCATCCAAATTGCTTGCTTCACTCACAGAATCAGTTTTCCATTGGACCTTTACAGTTCGTTCCTTCGCATCCACGGACTGCACAACACCCCATCTGTGGCTGATAGACACCAGTGGACCGTCACAAGTTCCCTTTTCCAACACAAACTGCTCAGGAAAAAATTCATAAGCATTTATAACAGTTGCAGGGACTAAATTTTGTGAATCGAGTTCAAACGAGCGGCTGCCATCCTGCCATACAACATCAACTTTACTCTTTGTCTTCACAATTACAAAGACTTCATCTAAGTTTGAGTTTCTTCTCTTAAATCCTCTTCCCAAgttcttattttctttgattGGCTGACCAGTAGACGCATTAAGAAAATCCAGCTCCATTGTACCCTCACCGCCAAGACTTGGAAGTACACACCAGTCACCTAGTTGCCAATTTGCATATGAAAAACATGACAACAGATTCAAATTTTTTGAATCTTGCAAACATGGTGGAGCAGGCAAACTCAAATCAAAACCCACAGGAGCAGATGAAAGCCAATTCACATAAACCAAACCTGCATCCACAGCACAAACAGTCCCTTCATCTTGATTTCGCCTCCAAGAACCACATAACCAGCTAGCTGATTTAGAAACATTCGAGAGCCTAACCCGCACTCTCTGTCCTGGGTAATATGGGTACTGTGAGTCTTCCAGTACATCAGGGGAAATTGGCAAGAGCTTCTCTTGATCTGTGGCAGTGACTACACACTTTGTTCCATCATCAAAGACAACAGTGACTTTATCAACTACTTTATCCACCCTTCCAAGCCAAGGCCCACAAACCACATAATCCCCAACCGTAATGGAGCGGATCTTCAGAAGTTTCTTGGAATtgacattttttattgtttttccttGAACACTCTCCAAATCCACCAACATATCAATGGCAATAACTCTACCCATCTGTCCAGATCGGTCTGTTACACAGCACACTAAATCGCCGTGTACAAATCCTCTCTCAAATGAGAGAAACTCATCAATTTTCTCAATGCTTTCCTCAAGGCTTGACAAGATGCTCCTGGCCTGCCCACCATATATGCATTCTGTTTCCTCCTGATCCTCACTACTACTGCTTTCACTAGAACTCTCCCAATCAGAGTCACTAAGGAACACATCCATCATTCAGATGCCTGTTGTAAGATATTACTAACTCAGTCTTGCATAAATTACATAATTTcgagaataaaaaagaaaggcaATGACACAGAAGAATTCTGGATCTCTCACCTCAGCTGAAAAAGATACAGAATCAAAATTATGTTTTCAGGTGAGCCTTTTGCTCTACTTCCTCAGCTGACCTTCACTGAAAATCACAAGAACATGGTTCTTTTAGAAAGTCAATATCTTCACAACAAAAGCACATATTTCAGACATGTATAGGAGCTACCAAATTGAAACCAACAGTTAACCACATTCCTATTCGCTAAAGCAACTGGGAACAACTTAGGATGTACTTTCAGGTAGTAACCCTATAACAATATTTGCCACAAAGAAAACTAACAGTAGATATTGAGAAAGGTACCATAAAATTTTCACCTTTTTAAACGAACTGGAGAAGCCAACACCTCTATCACTCCTAGTTTGAGCACACGTTCTTAATAGGTACTGCAATAAGGATATGCAGATTGTAGTCGTATCAAAGGATGATAACAAAagctaaattaatatatatatatattccaactGATGTGGATACTGATAGTGTGTCTATATCTCCAATAGGATATGTAGAATGCTAACACTGGAGATATGATGCCAAAGGAGATTTGCCCTATAGGGACAACGGGAGTCGAGTTACGACCCCAAATGCCAAAGGAGATTTGCCCAATGAATGAGCTGAAGTTCCCACTAGAAGAAACTTCTCAAGGAGACTTTCCCACCACAGAAGAGCTCAAAAGCTACCACTGCCGGATAAGAGATTTCCCAATAGTGCGGATGGAGTTCCAGGTAGATTGATGACAAATGGTGTTTTTCCAACCAAACAGCTCTTCTCAAATATCTGCTGCCAAAGAAGTTACCCAACCAAAGGAACCCTTAGTAACTTTTGCCAAAGGAGATTTGCCCAAACGAACAGAATCCTCACAAAATTATGCAGGCAATTTGTTCTTCATATGCTTATTGCCAAAGGAGATTTGCCCCCAAAAAGCCAAAATATCCGTCACGTTTATCTGCTGCCAAAAGAGAATTGCCTCATGTAAGGAGTTCAATTGAACAGCTGAAACTCAAGGTCACAATCAGGAGAGGTCATGCCACCTAACTGACCACCAATCTTAGATATGTCTAGCAGCTTGATTGACAGAAACTGAGTTTTGTATTGTGTCTCTGAGAGAGCTATCTGAATAATCACTCTCTCAAAAAAGCTTCTTTAAGTGGCTTAACCCTTAATCCGACAGTTGAAACTGCAGAAACACTATTTTGTACAAGCAACCTGGCAACAAACTGGATGTTGTCTCTGAGAAAACTATCAGCGTAACCATGCTTCAGTGCCAAAATACCGAAGAGCTTCTCCAACCAATTTTACATTTCCTGAGAACCTGCAAACACAGACTgttaataataagtaattttatTAACACAGGATAGAAGCAGTAAAATCTGAGAATCTAGAATTGGTTATCTGATTGTTGCTACTATTCTTACAAATTTTGTAGACTCTGATCAAATAAAGAAAGGCACAGGGCACAGAAAAGGGGGCCCCAAGTAGAcgcagaagaaaaaaataagaggTTTAAAATTGCTAACATTCAATGTGAAATTTGTCTTtaaaaggccaaaaaaaaaaaaaaaaaggctatttGTGTGCGtatgaaggagatttttttttatcagtatgCATGAAGGAGAATTAACGGACCATTAACAAAATATTGATTCATACGTTTAAGAACAATGGATATGAAAATATGCTAGATTTGGTTCAATGAATGAACCTCACAAAGTAACTATcaactcagagagagagagtcatctATGATGTAACAAAATCCACTGTTGGTCTCTCACTTTTGGTGTTGCATTAGAATTTCGGGATTTGTTATAGAGGGAGTGATTTCAGACTACAGGATGCATTGCTTAGAAATGTAGTTTTGACAACACATGAGAGTTAAGGGAAACAAGAGCAACTATTGTACAGATACTCTACTTTAACCAAGGCATTTTGAGGAATAAACCTGAAACAACACCTTTAACTTAATCAATTCTATTTCATGTATCAACAAGGGTCCAGTTTCACAGagataaaattgaaagaaacaCATAAAAAGTTGTAACTGTCAGTTCTCATATCTCATTcaagaaattaagaaaagaaatcaaataccttgctccaaaattttcaaatgcaaATGAAAGACAAAAGATATTCAAATCGTAGCagccattattttcttttacaaacaAACCTTCGCTCCAAAGAACATATCCTTCAATGACTTACGGAAAGTATTCATGATAATCTATACACCAAACTTGTACCCCTcaagaaacttaacaaagagAGAACTTTTGGAAGTTTTTCATAAGAGATAGAACATAAAACATCTTACAACAGCTTTTCATGacagaaaatcacaaaaaaaaaaaaaaaaaaacctccaaCCTTGTGCGCCTAAAACATTCAAGTGCTCTAAGAGCCAAAATATGACCAAAAGTAAAGCATTTCCCataatctataaaaattaaacaCCGTATTTCTGAACTGCGAGAAAAAAAGTAACGCAGACGCTAATAATGGAAAAGATAAAGGCTAATTCATCAACcccacaaacaaataaaaatgacatttgGAAAAGACAGAGATTAATCGACAGAAATTGCAGACTGAAATACTGTACCATTGCAGTTGCCACCTCTGCCAATCACTGgaactctaattttttttcaccAAACCCAAGAAAACCGCACAAAGTCTCCAAAAAGCTGATCAAAGGGATTCGACCCAGAAAATTATTGACAGAAACAAAGTCTCTCCTATGGTTCTTTCTTCCGTTTCTTGCACTTTCTCGCTAACTTTCTTTGTCAGCCACTAGAACCATTTACCGTTGTTGAAAGAAGGGAAACGATGAGAATTCAGAGAGGCCAAGCTCCTCTCTGAACGCCGCCCTTCAAACCATACCCGAGCCTCCAAACCATTAGagctccctccctccctccctccctccctctgtGGGTTGGTGTAGCTCACTGTTCTGTTGCTGGGAAACGTTGAAGATTACGAATGTGGGCTGTGTTCGTCTCTCTCATCCAATTAGACTCGAGAGGGCGACTATTAAATGGATACGAAAGAAAGAATATACCAACAGAATCAGACGTGCCGTCGTTATACAGCTTAACGGTTAGCTATTTGAATTACTgtaagaaatataatttataattttagaatttataacttataatttatgtaataaattttatttactatttaaataatttactatttaataattatatatttaaaatacttttaaatatattatatttatttgaaaataaattaaaaaatatattttttgagataaaaatgacgattattttaatttttaaaaattatgatcatatttttaaaagtttaaaagttataattatcttaaaaaatcaTATGGATACTTTTAtccattgataatttttttaaaattcgagTTACGTTCTACATTATCCGGAAAAACCAAAAGcatattttttagattatttgagattaaaagtactttaatatataacacacAAAccacctaatttttttattaaaaagcttttaagaatatttaagtaATTTTTAAGATTCCTACCGCAACCCTAAACAGACCATTAAATTACTTCTAACGAtatacttacaatttttttataattatttttaaataatcaattaaatgataagttttgctacgtacaagtaaAATTGCATATtaaatctgcgtaccaatactgattctttcatattcaaaatttaaattaacattatttttaataaaatctactttttaactactcacattagattgatacacatattagtatataactGTACtcgtaactagatttttcttaaaatgatatcatttatttatatagttataaaataattataaagttattatttttcttaccatTATGCACTTCgtttctaattatttatttttggcaaCAGCCAATATTCATTAAAAGAAATCATATTTACATTAGTGTGTAATTATCGCGCAATCActtcaaaaaaatgaataaatacgaaaTCTTTATGAAAaagattaaacttttaataataaatttttcttttttaaaaagtaagtaTGCAATGTTTATACATTTTACGACTATATGCAAAATTACTTTTCATTAATATTGAACATAAAGAGTAAAAAATTGTTAAGATTTGAGTTATAACCTATTGAATTCAAAACCTAATGCGCGTCGAAGAGTAATTTAAAGATCATCGAGACGTGGTATCGTCTTTAATTGAATTACAAAAGAAactataattatgtatatatactcTATacgaaaaaatttatttcaaccCGTCAAACACattattaatagaaatttcTATCAAGTTAATTAGCATAAaagttattgtattttattttttgtacctgttatatttatgatgttacaaTAAGTATGCTTACATATTAACTTATAAATAGCAGAACTTCGCTCTACATAATTGTTGGATAAAAATACACGCAtctatcactacaagaaattaggttTTTTCCAGCGCTTAAAATCGCTGTAAAAAAGCATATAAATCGCTGCATATTCTCATTTCCAGCGCTTTTAAATTCCTTGCCCAGTCGCCGCTATTATCGCgtcttttttgcctaaaccagCGAAAACAAAAATATCGctgtttaaaatacttttagcagcgattttttttccttgataaaCCTGCCAACATCGCTGCAACTACCCGCAATCCAATAAAGATATATCGCTGAAAAACCTTAATTTCAGCATATTAAATCCTTGCAAATTCTCAATAAATCGCTGCTATTGATGTACTCTATTACAGCGAATATCTTCAAAACTGTTGCAAATATCTATTTTCAGCGAAATCAAGATACGGAAAATACAACTAAAACCGCTGCAATCAGACAAAAAACTGTTGCTAATGTGCTTATATTGTCTgaaaaatcgttgcaaaagaTTAATTGCAGCATTACAAATCACTGAAATAACTGTGAAAAGCGCTGAAATTGAATCTCCAATAGCAGCGATTTACTTGCAAATTGTTGGAAATAGTTATCTGCAGCGTAATTTAGTTGCTGATAATACACCCAAAAGCGCTGTAAATAGCAAAACCATTTGCAAATTTGATCAGGCATGTCTGGTAAATCGCTGTTAACGCGTAATGGCAGCATCAAAAAGCGCTGCATTTCCTCTGAAAATCCCTGGATTTAAGCGCTTAATAGCAGCGATATTTTCGTAATTGTTGCAAATTCTTTTTTCCAGCGCGATATAAATGCTGAAAATTCAACTAAAAGCGCTAGAAATTTtccaaaattgttgcaaatttgTCCATGGCTGTATCTAAAATCGCTAGAATTAAGATAGAATCGCTGCGAATAAATATCTctattgcaacgattttaatagaaattgttggaaatatcatttttcagcGCAATAAAAATGCTGAAAGTAGCCTAACAGCGCTGCAATAGAGAGCATTAATTACAGCGATTATTTAAAAACTGTTGCAATAACTCAAATGCAGCGTAACTAAAATGATGCGAAAATTGAGGAAAGCGCTGCAATTTGATGATCTACTGTTGTAATATGTTAATAAAAATCGTTGTTAAAGTATAATTGCAGCATTTAAATTCGCTGCAATTACTCTGAAAAGCGCtgctattaattatatttcattttttttttattgctcgTTAGCTCGCCTcatatatttgttatatatataaccatatttttcaaacttggtAAGAAATATAATGAACTATTTAGTAATGTTCACATATTTAATCATGATATTACGTAGTCCCCTTAATcaattaactttttcttaataccTTAAACTTCacttaatttatgtaatttaattgttattaattaacaataattaattacataactTCATTGGCATCACCACAAACAAAACCTTTCCTACATGAACCAGGAATTACTTAAACCTATATCCAATTCTATTCCATTGCTATATAACACTTATAGTTTTGACAACACCCAATTTagaaatatacaaaatatagagaaaaattCTTTCACTACTTTCATTATAGGAAAAAACCTGATCCTGaggaatataataaatcaaacacaaTCTAGAATCTAAACCCAGtggaaaattcacattaatgtgCAGTCATGGGCTATATACAGTGGGGTGGACCAATTTCTACTTGCAAAACCTACATGCAGTacttacaaactactaaatatatagatcTCATTTCTTGCTCCTAAACATTAATTGATCCACTGCACATTCATCAACAATTGTTCAACTGTCCTGCTCTTCTATAGTTAGAATTAGTTCATGTCACCTGTAACAATGTGCACTTGGGCATTGGGTAGAACAGCTTCAACACGTCTGCATCAAGTGGTGAAAGGGGGGGATTCATTTCCAGTGCTTTTACATTTTCAATCTCTCCGATCAATTCTGTCAATGACCATATAGATTTTCGTTACGTAAACCATTAATTTAATGTAGGAAACATTGAAGAAGctgaacaagaaaataatactatattagGCCTGTAACTTTAATCTTCATTCATTATCGCCAATTGCCAAAATGGCAAACATAAGGTCCAAATCACTGGAAATCTAGAAATGGATTTACAGTCATTTAAGCAAAACACCCTTAAGCACGAAACTTATACTTTTAAATTTCTGCTTGTAAATAATTACACTGTAAAGATGTTTGAAAGAAACACACACAATTGCTCTAGAAGGTGTTACTCAATTTATACAaaccagtatatatatatatatatatatctgaaaCTAATTATCTTACAAGCAATTACATGCAGTACTCACATACAACTTGTATAGCTGTACGTATTTAATATAAAGTTCAATATTGTTGATGATCTTCAGAAGTGATTTCTAGATTTATCACTTTATTACATCACTGCTGAACCCAAAACACCCAAGTAAATACATCAAGGCTTATTTAATAAGTTACGCATGTACTCTAGAAATTGTAATCATTGTGCTATGGTTCTAATCTACTGCAAATTGCCTCAAACTGAGAAAATGTGAAAGTTCCAGACTCTTGGGATAAATATCCAAAAAAGGTGTCTATGAGTATGGATAATACCTTATGAATGTATGGCCACATATCATAACTTGTATTGCCAGCTTTAGTCTACCTGCATAATTATGCAAATGATCAACTACTATTGAAATTGATTTACTTTTAAGTCCATCCACAGAAAGTATAACTAAAAGTTCTAACATGGCTGTATGGCAGCTCTAACATATTCATTTCAGCAGTACACAACCCAAAAAGTAGCATAGAACTGCACATATTGAGGTTACAAGTTACCCAccatatatttttacccaaCACAAGAGGTAGCAAAAATCACCTGCTGAAATTAGGGCGGatataatatggaaaaaaacATGTAGGCCTTCATCTAATTAGAAATTGTCTCCATCAAAATATGCATACTAAATTCGACATGCACAAAAGTGTGGATCTTTTCCTGTGTGTGTTAATAACAGAAAATATACATTTAAAACCATATTAagtcttggaaaaaaaaaaaccattttggCCAATAGTTATAAATTATGTTATAACAGTTTGCTAAGAACCCAACATGACAGCTTCCTCTAATTACATGTTTAGAAGTGTGTCTGTAGAGATGCAAGTCAATATGGCAGAAAATGTCCATAAATAATCTCAAGTCATACAGCTTGCTAATATGGACTTGTAATTACATATATTGACAACTATTAACAACATGGACATAAAAGCAGCTGCCTTACAAACATTTTAGAACATGCACACCTGTAATCATCACCCATACACAGCTCTAACATATGCATTTGATCAGTACACAGCCCAGAAAGAAGGCCTCCAAGGCAgcatatttgtatctttttaccCACCATTTATTTTTCAGTCTCACATAAGAGGTAGGAAAAACTCACCATGTACGTGGGTTAATATAATATGGTTTTAGAAACTTGTAGAGATTCATCTAATTAGAAATTGTCTCCAACAATTATTGCATACTAAATAtcagcatttttcaaaactggtTGGTCTTTTTCCTGTGTGCGTTTATAACAGAAAAATGGTTGGTAAAGCCATATTAAgtctggaaaaaaaaagttggattTTACAACTTATAAATTCTGAGTATATCAGTTTGGGctgaacccaaaaatatatggtgcctctaaaa
This sequence is a window from Carya illinoinensis cultivar Pawnee chromosome 9, C.illinoinensisPawnee_v1, whole genome shotgun sequence. Protein-coding genes within it:
- the LOC122276135 gene encoding probable ubiquitin-conjugating enzyme E2 24, which encodes MMDVFLSDSDWESSSESSSSEDQEETECIYGGQARSILSSLEESIEKIDEFLSFERGFVHGDLVCCVTDRSGQMGRVIAIDMLVDLESVQGKTIKNVNSKKLLKIRSITVGDYVVCGPWLGRVDKVVDKVTVVFDDGTKCVVTATDQEKLLPISPDVLEDSQYPYYPGQRVRVRLSNVSKSASWLCGSWRRNQDEGTVCAVDAGLVYVNWLSSAPVGFDLSLPAPPCLQDSKNLNLLSCFSYANWQLGDWCVLPSLGGEGTMELDFLNASTGQPIKENKNLGRGFKRRNSNLDEVFVIVKTKSKVDVVWQDGSRSFELDSQNLVPATVINAYEFFPEQFVLEKGTCDGPLVSISHRWGVVQSVDAKERTVKVQWKTDSVSEASNLDGDRMEEILSAYELAEHPEFSYYFGDIVFRLVKNQFGDSADSDHATSETDMGVESVLGGKNSSKDQNQYPNESYLSYIGNVTGFKDGAVEVRWATGLVTKVAPYEIFRNDKYEGSTATNVLYEENVEESNQEIVEHNKWSNSHNHKGKDLLDSDCAGENYKKHSWEFGSFPLPQAAIGFFISIATDLFGSFGSTSDSRPVVSGLISEGGSESKILHDKEVLETCELLQTFRKTSSDHEVEESLDAEAVPFSTTSENSDHQWMLRQFDMVGDCSDHHFLGADKRLALSQVKRVWLKKVQREWSILEKDLPETIYVRVFDGRMDLLRAAIVGAPGTPYHDGLFFFDIFLPMEYPYEPPLVHYNSGGLRVNPNLYESGKVCLSLLNTWTGTGSEVWNPGSSTILQVLLSLQALVLNEKPYFNEAGYDKQIGRAEGEKNSVSYNENAFLVTCKSMLYLLRKPPKHFEALVEEHFRQRAESIVMACKAYMEGAPVGYPFGCGKTEVENINGSSTGFKIMVAKLLPKLVEAFSDKGMDYSHFIEPEK